The sequence GCGGACAGAGGCATCCTTCAGTCACCTCCATCCATCTCATTACTGCAGCTTGCTTTGGCACTTCTAAATCAGCAAGATCTCCAATGTCTACATTGCCTAGGGGCTGAAAAAGCAAGGAGTGTAAGTAGCTTTATGAGAAAACAAATTTTGCCATCCCCAGCAGCGGAGAAAATGGAAGAGGAGGTCTGAAAACCTTTCCTAAATGAATGATAACAataaaatatagaatagaatagaatagaatagaatagaatagaatagaatagaatagaatagaatagaatagaatagaacaaaccaggttggaagagaccttcaagatcatcctgtccaacccatcatccaacaccacccaaccaactaaaccatgcaaccaagcaccctatcaagtctcctcctgaacacctccagtgatggtgactccaccacctcctcgggcagcccattccaatgggcaatcactctctctgtgtaaaacttcctcctaacctccagcctaaacctcccctggtgcagcctgagactgtgtcctcttgttctggtactggccgcctgggagaagagaccaaccactacctgtctacaacctcccttcaggtagttgtagagagcaataaggtcacccctgaggcttctcttctccaggctaagcaaccccagctccctcagtctctcctcgtagggcttgtgttccaaggccctcaccaactttgttgcccttctctggacacgctccagcaagtcaacatccctcctaaactgaggggcccagaactggaccagtATGAAGACTAAGAAGGAAACAAATATTTaagtggaggggggggaaaaaagatcccAAttacagaggagaaaagagaataGGTGTGGCTTGGCTAACAGCAAGGGATCACATAGCTCAGTTTTCTAAGGACTTCAGCTTGGGAAAATTGTAGATTGGCAGAGACAGAGAGATGGCTAAAGCAGACACACAATCTTTAGAATGAGTTTGACTTCAATAGAAGCAaactcctctgcacagctctgaccTTTCAGAAGTCATATgccaaaaaaaaatacaccCCAGACCTGTAGAAGCTAAACTTTTGATATGTTGTGGATTGCTGAGTGTCTTGTAGCTCTAGCAGTATGTCTCCTGATTTTCCAGTTCCTGAAGCTGCAATGGATCCGTACCCAGCTCCCTCCAGGACCAGTTCCTCTCCCCATCATTGGAAATTTGTGGCTTCTGGACTTCAAACTTCGCCGAGAAACTCTCACTAAGGTATTTCTTTATCCTTGTGGCTGAAAATCAGTCTGGATGTATTTTATCTGAAGCTGTACATTGCACAGGAACAGCCTAAACTTGGAATTATTGCTTTTAGCATCAAACTAGATAATCAGCCCATTTCAAATAATCCAGGGACCTTGCATTATGAAAAACACTTCTGAGAAATGAACTGCCTTGCtccttgctgttttctttctcttttggatACAGTAACATCCTGCATAACACTATCACATGCACTGTCAATATTATGATACTCCACTGACAGTTTCACTCTCCACTTCTGTGTTGGTGGCTAGCCCTATACCTCCTATGCCTGACATCTCCAGGCCACAAGGGGAGCAATCTCTATCAGAAGACTGAACATATAGTCTAAACCGACTCTGGGTTTTGTTCTTATTTGTGCAGCAACAAGATTTAttgctttcagtgaagaaattattACTAAACCAGAGCAGGGAATATTGATTGCTGTTATGTTCACAACATGATTCCCTTACAAACCAATTAAAACTATTAAAGACAATTAAAACAGTTTTAAGCAAGTTTCTTAAAGGAAAATCTCCACATGACCTGAGGAAAGACAGTAGAGAAGAATAAAAATCATATAAAAAAGGGAAGGgcatttctttgctttcttcagtAGAGGCAAGAAAATGTGATAATATTGGTTAATTcataattaaaaaccaaacaaacaacaacaaaaaaccccacaaccaccaaaccaaacagaaaagctCTGGGGTTTTGCCTGCATTCATTCCTTCTTGACTCTGAGCTCACAGAGCAGATCTCTATTTCTCCTTGTGTGAAATTTTCAGAGGTGGTCTTCTTAGAGGTGCCTTTAGTATCTATTCCATAAAGTGTTATCACCTTCTGTTCCCAAAGCACTTTGCAACAcaagtatcagtcagggttggaagggaccacgaggatcatctagttccaggcTAGATGTTACAAGGCTAGATGTTTTTGAAACCTGTAATCCATTTGGATGTTGGCAAACAGGTTTAGTTATAACTACAGAAAACTCTTTAAATTAGTATTTAAGTGAATGCATTCCTGGGTTTACATTTATAATTTGCTGTCATTAACTCCTCAGTTAACCAACATCTATGGCAATGTCTTCACGTTGTGGATGGGACAGACACCTGTGGTTGTACTCAATGGATACAGAGCAGTAAAAGATGGCATTGTCACCCATTCAGAGGAAGTTTCTGGAAGACCTCTCACCCCATTCTACAGGGATATGATGGGTGAGAAAGGTACAAGATGTAACAATACTGAAACATGAATAAGGCAATAAAGAAGAAAGAGGCTTTCCTATATATGACACACGCATGGGGTACTGCTACACAAGTATGTAACTGGGCTTACTCAGCAAAAGGGTTCcatgcatagaatagaatagaccagaccagaccaggttggaaaagatctttgagatcatcaagtccaacctatcatccaacactatctaatcaactaaaccatggcaccaagtgccccatccagtctctttttaaacacctccagtgatggtgactccaccacctccctgggcagcccattccaagggcaaatcactctttctgtgaagaatttcttcctagcatccagcctaaacctcccctggtgcagcttgagacatgttaagaaaagcaaaccccaaaactttCTCCTCTTACAAAGCATGCTATtgacttttccttcttcttttaaGTAGATTTAAAGGAATATATTCCTAGAGGAGTTGCCCTTCAGTTGTATCACTTTAAAACAGTACAAGTAAAACATTTAAAACATATACAATTAAAACATGTACATGTTCAAGATGTAGATCTGGATGTACAACATCTAGATGTTCAGGGCATCTACACACAACTCTGGCTTGTCCTTACCAAAACCTGCCAAAACTCAGCGTCCAGGGCCACATTTCTAAGCAGCTGTAGAGCTAGGAATCATAATAATAATCTATGTCAGAGACCAAAAGTCAGTATCTGAAATCTAGGCATATTCCTTTTTTATTGAAATATATCCTAATCTAAATCAAATTTTGCCCCCTGCAGTAAAATGATTTCCCTTCTCAGTAACAAAATACATGTTGCTGTGTTCTTCAGGGATTTTTCTGACAAGTGGGCACACATGGAAGCAACAGAGACGCTTCGGCATGACAGTGATAAGAAGCCTGGCACTCGGTAAGAACAATTTGGAGCATCAAATTCAAACAGAAGCCTGTCACCTTGTGAAGATCTTTGCAGACACAAAAGGTAAATTCACTAGAAGAATAACACTtgaaaggtttttttcctgaaatgcaGTTGATTAGGGAAGAAAAAGCTTCCCAACACATTTTACCAAGCAATATAGATATTTTCTGTATTAGTGGAACATTTACTGGCTTCTTAATTGCAttctttgcaaaaaaaaaaatgttttgtctgCAAAGTGGCCAATACAAAAAttgttgtgttttatttttaataaggaTAGCACAAAAAATTTTCATTATCAACAGTCTTGGGGACAGCTGGTAACAATTCTTACATTCAAGGAGTATAAGAGAAACCCTACGTTCCTCTCCATAAAATACACAACTTGTGACCTGCTGCAAGTCATTCTAGGACAGCAGGCCTTTAGGATTTGGCAAAGAACGAACCCCAACACAAGGAATGCATCATTCAGTTGTCCAATAAACTTCTTTTTGAGGTTTGGATGAAATagaaaccagcagaattttagCAAGAtgccaaaacaaagcaattaaATATAAATATTCTGACCAGCCAAATCCCTCACCCACATCGTGTTCCACACTGATGGGAGAACAGAAAGGAGTTGCCTcaggtctctctccagctctccttgcGCTTCTCACAGCAAAATGGCCCTTCTCTCCTCTGGCAGCAACATACTCACAGGCCTTTAAAATACAagacaaaccaaccaccaactcTAAATCCCCACACAGCCCAAATCTTTGCCTTCCATGCATGCAACCCTTCCTCAGTTTAAAACTCGGTAATTGTAGTTATGCTTTCCAAGAAGACCTACAAATCTTGGACTAAAGTCAGGATGTATAATCCACCATTTTCCACAGCAGTATATTTCCCGGGTTGTCCTTGACATTGAAATGTGTACTTAATTTTTTCTAGATTTAGCCTCTGTTCACTTTAACCATTTTTAAAGAGAACCATTTTCCATCCTGCAAAATAAGCACTGTGGGAGTTGTGTCTTTTCTGtctgtgggggaaaaagaaattatCTATATAGCTGAATTGTTAAGATGTACTTGAAAATCAAAAGGAGACATGTCATTTCAACATGTCTAAGAAATTGAAATTTTAGGgtgtggggttttctttctgGTTAGAGGCAAGGAAGAGTTTCTTTTGGTTCTTAATTGCCAAAcctggtttggagcacaaaccctatgaggagatgctgaggaagctggcgttgcttagcctggagaaaaggaggctcagggcagaccttattgctctccacaactacctaaggagaggttgtagacaggtgggggttggtctcttctcccaggcaagcaccaacagaacaagaggacacagtctcaagctgtgacagtggaggtttaggctggatggtaggaagaagttcttcatagaaggagagattggccattggaatgggctgcccagggaggtggtggagtcaccatcactggaggtgtttaggaagagactagatggggagcttggtgccatggtttagttgattaggtagtgttggatgataggttggactctatgatctcaaaggtctcttccaacctggttcgttcattctattctattctattctattctaattagcTGCTTATGTTTTCACACAACCATGGAGCACAAGTCAGAGAAGGCAAAAGAGACCTAAGGTTTTTCTCTTCAAAACCAATAattgctgtattttacaagagTAAAAAGTAGATTGAAAACACAGATTCCATGCACATAGAATCCAGCCAGGTAATTTGTATTAGAGTTTACTCGTGTTAAGCGTATCTGCTGCTCTAATCTAACACACTCTGAACTACTATGACTTCTAGCCTTAAAAAACACACCTTCCTCTTAATTTTTCTCAGTCTATTCAGAATATTCATGGCACCTCCTATATTCACAGGCAAACCTTTCAACCCCCACACTTCCATTGTCCATGCCATCGCAAATATAATCTGTGCTGTAGTTTTCGGTCACCGGTTCCCCAGCGATGATGAATCTTTCAACAAGCTGATCAAAGCCATTTATTTTGTGATCTACTTTCAAGCTACCATCTGGGGCAGGGTAagaatctgatttttttcttgttcataTTCCCTAAAACTCATTTGTGCTTCACAAATTACAACGAGCAAGTTAAGTTAGTGATGATTATTCCAAGCATTCCATGTCATTACTCTGTGAGCCAATGCAGTAAGAAATACTTACCCTGCACATCTCATTATTGCTTGTATTCTTTCCTTATGTCAGTAAATGGTGTGTCCTACAATTTAAATTCTGTCAACAACATTTGGGGGtgcataagccctacgaggagaggctgagggagctggggttgcttagcctggagaagaggagactcaggggtgaccttattactctctacaactacctaaagggaggttgtagacagacagatgttggtctcttctcccaggcaagcagtaccagaacaagaggacacagtctcaggctgcgccaggggaggttcaggctggatgttagaaaaaagttctatacagaaagagtgattgcacattggaatgggctgcctggggaggtggtggagtcgccatcactggaggtttttaggagaagacttgacggggtgcttggtgccgtgggttagttgtttgggcggtgttggattggttgatgggttggacgcgatgatcttgaaggtctcttccaacctggtttattctatgtattctatgtattctatgtattagaagggctgtggttactAGGGTGAGAGAGGTTATCcctcccctccactctgccctggtgaggttctgtgtctggttctgggcccctcagttcaagaaggacctcagagaactgcctgaaagagtcaggcacagagccacaaaaaagaTTAAGGAaggggaacatcttccttacaaagagggactgagggagctgaggctcttcagcttggagaaatgGAGagtgagaggtgacctcattaatgtttataaataagtAAAggctgagtgccaagaggatggagccaggctcttctcactgatgcccaatgacaggacaaggggcaatgggtggaagatgaggcataggaagttccatggaaacagaaggaaaaaaattctcactgtgagggtgacagaacactggaacaggctgcccaggggagttgtggagtctccctctctggagatattcaagacccacctggatgcattcctgtgtgacctggtataggtgatcctgctccagcaggggggttggactagatgatcttttgaggtcccttccagaccctcacattctgtgatgacCTAGGGTTTTTCCACAGATTTCTGAAATATATAATGTATTTCCACTGAATAATCACTTGCAGGGCACTGTGTATACAAGATCCATAAACCCTAAAATGAAAGCAACTTTTAAAATTTAGTCTGCAGAGTACAGAAGTGCAATTCATAATGAAGCCTTCAAAGTCCTTTTCTTTTGACAAGCTATCTTACTTCTCATGCAGCTCAGATTATCACCAGCATCTGAGTTATTCTGAGCTTCCTATAAGATACAGGTGACAACTCCATCATATCTAGAAGAATGTTTTTAGGTCTTGAAAGCTGAACTATTGCTTGCATTGTCAATACTTCGGTGCACTGGCATTCTGTGACACCATCAGCTTCTCTAACACTTCCATGCAGAGATGCCTTTAAAATTATGAGTAAGAATAAAGGTTGAGAAAATCTCCTGCTTGAAAGCCAGATTCAGCCCTCACTCCAATTTACCCATTTGCAGAAGACTGTTGCATTACTAAGTATGCATTAAAACCCTAAAATATTATCATTCTCCTGTGATCTGATACCATGCATTGCACAGCGCTGACATTTCGGtcacctgaagaggaggaagtcTGCTCTGGCTAATAGATTCCTAATCACAGGccataaataaaacaaaggtTCTGTCAGCAGTCCTGGAGACTGAAATTCATTCACTAAACACAAAATTCAAAGAAatgagaggggggggaaaaaaatccctgaaCAAATACACACACCAGTTTCTTCCTGGAGGAAAGCTTTGTAAGACTGAGAGGTCAAGTCAGCTGCCATGTCTTTTCAGTCTTCAACCCCTCTATTAAGCATACAAAGTGTGATTAGTAAATATTGACCTTCAACATGATTATAACTGTTTAGGTCTGCTCTGTATTACTAATAGCTCATTAATAAATATCAAGTCAGTTATCCTCAGAACTAGTTCACTTAGAGGGCCATGTTCATAATCTCTCTTAGAAAAGTAGAACAACTGACATTGGAAGGTACCTCTGCATCCACACTCAAAGCAGGCCAAATTAGATCAGGTTCTATAGGGACTGGTCTAGTCAAGTCTTCAAGTCTCCAAAAATGAAGATTTCACAGAGACTTTCTGCCAAACCCTCTCCCCAGTATTTAATCCCTCTCCTagtaaaaatgaaattattttttaacagtaaaaacaacacaaacaaaaaagccaaaacacacaaaaaaaaccaaaaccaaaaccaagcagaactaaaacaaaccaacccaaaaccccactgAACCCCACAGAGAAGAGAACAAgacaaaagacaagaaaagacaaaaaacaaagtaaataaataactaacttTTTCTCACATCTGGCCAGAATTTCCCCTGTTCTGACTTGTGCCTACTGTCTCTCATTCTCAGTAGGGGCCCATGTGTTGCAGTGCCTTAAAGTTATCAGGAAGTCAGAACTGGTTCTCAATTTCAAGGAGCTCAttgttcttcctttttgtttaaAATCACAGATGTATGATGCTTTCCCATCACTTATGCACCATCTCCCAGGACCTCATCAGAAAGTGTTTGCATACAATGACTTCATGCACAATTTAGTCATGAAGGAGGTCCAGACTCATGAAAGAAAGAACACAGATGATCCACAAGATCTCATTGACTTCTACCTGGCTCAAATAACAAAAGTAAGTATATGCTTACCACACTGTCGCCTCCTTGGCCTCAGTGCCTACCACAAACACTTGCTGTTCAAGAACTGACATATGCATACTTCATTTGTTTAGCACTGAAGATTTTTGT is a genomic window of Dryobates pubescens isolate bDryPub1 chromosome 13, bDryPub1.pri, whole genome shotgun sequence containing:
- the LOC104302963 gene encoding cytochrome P450 2J5 is translated as MLWIAECLVALAVCLLIFQFLKLQWIRTQLPPGPVPLPIIGNLWLLDFKLRRETLTKLTNIYGNVFTLWMGQTPVVVLNGYRAVKDGIVTHSEEVSGRPLTPFYRDMMGEKGIFLTSGHTWKQQRRFGMTVIRSLALGKNNLEHQIQTEACHLVKIFADTKGKPFNPHTSIVHAIANIICAVVFGHRFPSDDESFNKLIKAIYFVIYFQATIWGRMYDAFPSLMHHLPGPHQKVFAYNDFMHNLVMKEVQTHERKNTDDPQDLIDFYLAQITKTKDDPTSTFNKDNMVQTVVDLLLGGTETTSTTLLWALLYMVQHPEIQEKVQREIEAVLEPSHLISYEDRKHLPYTNAVIHEALRYSNVTSVGVPRQCVRNTTLLGFHIKKGTLILPNLHSVVYDSEHWETPWKFNPNHFLDLDGNFVNKDAFLPFSAGHRVCLGEQMARVELFIFFTNLLRAFTFQLPEGVKEINSEYILGAILQPHPYNLCAIPR